From Xylanibacter oryzae DSM 17970, a single genomic window includes:
- a CDS encoding GNAT family N-acetyltransferase, with the protein MFVINRYTEEKQREWNVFVAKSKNGTFLFDRNYMDYHKVRFCDYSLMIYMDDKLYALFPANEDNGTLVTHGGLTYGGLITNIYSRADDILILFKELNIYLKQNNIHNVIYKAIPWIYHRIPSEEDLYALFKECSANLIKRDISSVIIPRRPLKWSRDRKYGVKKANANNIIVGQSDDFKSFWRVLTDNLQDKYGVAPVHSLEEILLLKSRFPHNILLYTATIDDEVLGGTVLYVTPQVIHSQYISASKMGKKLRVIDAVYDRILNYDFVDYPYFDFGKSTECGGHIFNESLIYQKEGFGGRGVCYDTYEWKL; encoded by the coding sequence ATGTTTGTAATAAATAGATACACAGAAGAAAAGCAACGAGAGTGGAATGTGTTTGTCGCTAAGTCAAAAAATGGTACTTTCCTTTTTGATCGTAACTATATGGATTATCATAAAGTTAGGTTCTGTGATTATTCCTTAATGATATATATGGATGATAAATTGTACGCTTTGTTTCCTGCTAATGAAGATAATGGTACACTCGTGACACACGGTGGACTTACTTATGGAGGCCTCATTACAAACATTTATTCTAGAGCAGATGACATCTTGATATTGTTTAAAGAACTAAATATTTATCTCAAGCAAAACAATATACATAACGTTATTTATAAGGCAATACCATGGATATACCATCGTATACCTTCAGAAGAAGACTTGTATGCTTTGTTCAAAGAGTGTTCGGCTAATCTCATTAAGCGTGATATATCATCAGTAATTATACCGCGTAGACCTTTAAAATGGAGCCGTGACCGTAAATATGGTGTAAAAAAGGCTAATGCAAATAACATAATTGTAGGTCAAAGTGATGATTTTAAATCATTCTGGAGAGTCTTAACAGATAATCTGCAAGACAAATACGGCGTAGCGCCAGTGCACAGTTTGGAAGAAATCCTTTTACTTAAGTCCCGATTTCCGCATAACATATTATTATATACAGCTACAATAGATGATGAAGTATTAGGAGGAACAGTTCTTTATGTTACTCCTCAGGTTATTCATTCTCAGTATATTTCTGCGAGTAAGATGGGGAAAAAACTGAGAGTTATAGATGCGGTGTATGATAGAATCCTTAATTATGACTTTGTTGATTATCCTTATTTTGATTTCGGAAAGTCTACTGAGTGTGGAGGGCACATATTTAATGAGTCTCTCATCTATCAGAAAGAAGGTTTCGGTGGGCGTGGAGTTTGTTATGATACTTATGAATGGAAATTATGA
- a CDS encoding sugar 3,4-ketoisomerase: MDESKGKIIDLHKIIDPRGNLTFVEECRDVPFNVSRVYWVYDVPAGESRGGHSHKHCKELLIAISGSFTVSLDDGKTLDKILLNHPYQGLLIENGVWRTLDDFSSGAVCLVLASDYFEEDDYIREYDEFLKDQECL, encoded by the coding sequence ATGGATGAATCAAAAGGTAAAATAATTGATTTACATAAAATAATAGATCCGAGGGGCAATCTCACATTTGTTGAAGAATGTAGAGATGTGCCCTTCAATGTATCTCGTGTCTATTGGGTTTATGATGTGCCTGCCGGTGAAAGTAGAGGAGGGCACTCTCATAAACATTGTAAGGAATTGCTTATTGCTATTAGTGGTAGTTTTACTGTTTCGCTTGATGACGGTAAAACACTTGATAAGATACTTTTGAATCATCCTTATCAAGGACTTCTTATTGAAAATGGAGTGTGGAGAACGCTTGATGATTTTTCTTCCGGAGCAGTATGCCTCGTTTTGGCTTCCGACTATTTTGAAGAGGATGATTACATTAGGGAATATGATGAATTCTTAAAAGATCAAGAATGTTTGTAA
- the purT gene encoding formate-dependent phosphoribosylglycinamide formyltransferase, whose product MKKILLLGSGELGKEFVIAAKRAGQYVIACDRYADAPAMQVADEAEVFSMLDGDALDAVVKKHNPDIIVPEIEAIRTERLFDFEKQGVQVVPSARAVNFTMNRKAIRDLASKELGLKTAKYFYAKTFDELKTAADTIGFPCVIKPLMSSSGHGQSIVKSDAELHQAFKEAMEGSRGDVKEVIIEEFIHFESEFTLLTVTQKNGETLFCSPIGHVQKSGDYRESWQPYAISDKDLKDAQHMAAAVTKALTGAGIWGVEFFLSKDNGVVFSELSPRPHDTGMVTLGHTQNLNEFELHFRAIMGLPIPAIHQEHAGASAVVLAKEEANHQPEFNMLDVLKEDYTRLRLFGKPTQRVNRRMGVVLCYGDVNSDIDALRDKAKRLAATVIK is encoded by the coding sequence ATGAAGAAGATTTTGTTATTAGGTTCTGGAGAACTAGGTAAGGAATTCGTAATTGCGGCAAAACGTGCGGGACAATATGTGATTGCATGTGACCGTTATGCAGACGCACCTGCTATGCAAGTAGCAGATGAGGCTGAAGTTTTCAGTATGTTAGATGGTGATGCTTTGGATGCTGTTGTAAAGAAACACAATCCGGATATCATAGTACCTGAGATAGAGGCTATACGCACAGAACGCCTCTTCGATTTTGAAAAGCAAGGGGTTCAAGTAGTTCCTAGTGCAAGAGCTGTCAATTTCACCATGAACCGTAAGGCAATACGTGATTTGGCATCTAAAGAGTTAGGCTTGAAAACAGCTAAATACTTCTATGCTAAGACTTTTGATGAACTAAAAACAGCTGCTGATACCATTGGTTTCCCTTGTGTGATCAAACCACTGATGTCTTCATCAGGCCACGGACAGAGCATCGTTAAATCTGATGCAGAACTTCACCAGGCTTTTAAGGAGGCTATGGAAGGCAGTAGGGGAGATGTAAAAGAGGTAATAATAGAAGAATTTATACATTTTGAGAGTGAATTTACTCTTCTTACTGTAACACAGAAAAATGGAGAGACACTGTTCTGCAGTCCTATAGGTCATGTTCAGAAGAGTGGCGATTATCGTGAGAGTTGGCAACCTTATGCTATCTCAGATAAAGATCTTAAGGATGCTCAACATATGGCAGCTGCTGTAACAAAAGCATTGACAGGTGCAGGAATATGGGGCGTGGAATTTTTCTTGAGTAAAGATAATGGTGTGGTATTTTCAGAGCTTTCACCACGTCCACATGATACAGGTATGGTAACATTGGGACATACACAAAATCTTAATGAATTTGAACTACATTTCCGTGCGATAATGGGATTGCCTATTCCTGCAATACATCAGGAACATGCAGGAGCTAGTGCCGTAGTTCTGGCTAAAGAAGAAGCAAATCATCAACCTGAATTCAATATGCTGGATGTTTTGAAAGAAGACTATACTCGTTTGCGCTTATTTGGTAAGCCAACACAGAGGGTAAACCGTCGTATGGGTGTCGTTTTATGTTATGGTGATGTAAATTCAGATATAGATGCATTGCGTGACAAGGCCAAACGACTTGCTGCTACTGTAATCAAATAG
- a CDS encoding metallophosphoesterase family protein, producing MKRIGIISDTHSYWDDKYLKYFEECDEIWHAGDIGSMEVAEKLAAFRTFRAVCGNCDGGDLRTIYKEILRWKCEDVDVLMKHIGGYPGNYDQSVRGMIYASPPQLFISGHSHILKVKYDKTLNLLHINPGAAGLQGWHKERTIIRLTIDGKNFKDMEVVTLADPRKEI from the coding sequence ATGAAAAGAATCGGAATAATAAGCGATACCCATAGTTATTGGGATGATAAGTATCTGAAATATTTTGAAGAGTGTGACGAAATATGGCATGCCGGAGATATCGGATCTATGGAAGTCGCTGAGAAATTAGCAGCTTTTCGTACATTCAGAGCCGTATGTGGAAATTGTGATGGAGGTGATTTACGCACAATATATAAAGAAATCTTACGTTGGAAGTGTGAGGATGTAGATGTGCTAATGAAACATATAGGTGGCTATCCTGGAAATTATGACCAAAGTGTAAGAGGCATGATATATGCCAGTCCTCCTCAGCTATTCATAAGTGGTCACTCTCATATATTAAAGGTTAAATATGATAAGACACTTAACTTACTGCATATAAACCCGGGAGCTGCCGGATTACAAGGATGGCATAAGGAGAGAACAATAATACGGTTGACTATTGACGGGAAAAATTTTAAGGACATGGAAGTCGTAACTCTTGCTGATCCAAGAAAAGAAATATAA
- a CDS encoding AAA family ATPase, which yields MENDMKIIINVGRQLGSGGHIIAKMLASDFGCKLYDRELLNLAAKESGFSKGVFEQNDERKGFLKSLFHIHTPYVSDNSFYNNNLSQESLFQFQSDAIRKAAEKGSCVFVGRCADYILRDYDNTVNVFVTANIEDRIKNICKRRNCDVDTASKFICSHEADRASYYNYYTGKKWGHSSSYDICVNSSVLGLEDTEAFIREFINKRFNLE from the coding sequence ATGGAGAACGATATGAAAATAATAATTAATGTGGGCCGCCAACTAGGTAGTGGAGGACATATAATAGCCAAGATGCTTGCAAGTGACTTTGGTTGTAAATTATACGATCGTGAGTTATTAAATTTGGCAGCAAAGGAGAGTGGATTTAGCAAAGGCGTATTTGAACAGAATGATGAGCGTAAAGGGTTTTTAAAATCGTTGTTTCATATACATACTCCATATGTAAGCGACAATAGCTTCTATAACAATAATCTTAGTCAGGAAAGTTTATTCCAGTTTCAAAGTGATGCAATACGCAAAGCTGCTGAAAAAGGTTCTTGCGTTTTTGTCGGTAGGTGTGCCGATTATATATTGCGTGACTATGACAATACCGTAAATGTTTTTGTTACTGCTAATATTGAAGATAGAATAAAAAACATATGCAAACGTAGAAATTGTGATGTTGATACTGCGAGTAAGTTTATATGTTCGCATGAAGCAGACAGAGCATCATATTATAATTATTATACAGGGAAGAAATGGGGGCATAGCTCTTCTTATGATATTTGTGTCAATTCAAGTGTTTTAGGACTTGAAGATACCGAAGCTTTTATAAGAGAATTTATAAATAAAAGATTCAATTTAGAATGA